In one window of Thermus aquaticus DNA:
- the mtnN gene encoding 5'-methylthioadenosine/S-adenosylhomocysteine nucleosidase, whose protein sequence is MRAFFAAEPEEAQALREALGAGVALEAPFPLHLGQGVLVAETGVGKVAAAMAVAYVLARHAPEESFFLGVAGALNPALKALDLLLAERAVQWDVDLTPFGRAPGETAFGVRFFPSDPGLLARAEAAARALGFPCRRGVVATGDRFLADPEEASRLRALHGADAVEMEGGAALMVAYRFRHPMALLRVVTDGAGEGAAMDFQAFLKAASRRLGLLARALAAYTEEG, encoded by the coding sequence ATGAGGGCCTTCTTCGCCGCCGAGCCCGAGGAGGCCCAGGCCCTGAGGGAGGCCCTGGGGGCTGGGGTGGCCCTCGAGGCCCCCTTTCCCCTCCACCTGGGGCAGGGGGTCCTGGTGGCGGAGACAGGGGTGGGCAAGGTGGCCGCCGCCATGGCCGTGGCCTACGTCCTGGCCCGCCACGCCCCCGAGGAAAGCTTCTTCCTGGGGGTGGCGGGGGCCCTGAACCCCGCCCTGAAGGCCCTGGACCTCCTCCTGGCCGAGAGGGCGGTCCAGTGGGACGTGGACCTCACCCCCTTCGGCCGCGCCCCCGGGGAGACGGCCTTTGGGGTGCGCTTCTTCCCCTCGGACCCCGGGCTTCTCGCCCGGGCGGAGGCCGCCGCTAGGGCCTTGGGCTTTCCCTGTAGGCGGGGCGTGGTGGCCACGGGGGACCGCTTCCTGGCCGACCCGGAGGAGGCCTCGAGGCTCCGCGCCCTCCACGGGGCGGACGCCGTGGAGATGGAGGGCGGGGCGGCGCTTATGGTGGCCTACCGCTTCCGCCACCCCATGGCCCTCCTCCGCGTGGTCACCGACGGGGCGGGGGAGGGGGCGGCTATGGACTTCCAGGCCTTCTTGAAGGCGGCCTCGAGGCGCCTTGGCCTCTTGGCCCGGGCCCTGGCCGCCTATACTGAGGAGGGATAG
- a CDS encoding S-ribosylhomocysteine lyase, which translates to MAEVESFGLDHTKVQAPYVRLAGRKRVASGVVEKYDLRLAQPNREALPTAALHTLEHLLAGYIRDHLPGVIDLSPMGCRTGFYLVAEGPLEEEEVLLAFERALRDVLLHQGPIPGASFRECGNYRDHDLEGAKAWAERVLRAGLKVQPTIPL; encoded by the coding sequence ATGGCCGAGGTGGAGAGCTTTGGGCTAGACCACACCAAGGTCCAGGCCCCCTACGTGCGCCTGGCGGGCAGGAAGAGGGTGGCAAGCGGGGTGGTGGAGAAGTACGACCTGAGGCTGGCCCAGCCCAACCGGGAGGCCCTTCCCACGGCGGCCTTGCACACCCTGGAGCACCTTCTCGCGGGGTATATACGGGACCACCTCCCCGGGGTCATTGACCTCTCCCCCATGGGCTGCCGCACGGGCTTCTACCTGGTGGCCGAGGGGCCCCTGGAGGAAGAGGAGGTCCTCTTAGCCTTTGAGCGGGCCTTGAGGGATGTCCTCCTGCACCAGGGGCCCATCCCCGGGGCCAGCTTTAGGGAGTGCGGCAACTACCGGGACCACGACCTGGAAGGGGCCAAGGCCTGGGCGGAGAGGGTCCTCCGGGCGGGCCTCAAGGTCCAGCCCACCATACCCCTATGA
- the guaA gene encoding glutamine-hydrolyzing GMP synthase, with protein MVVVLDFGSQYTRLIARRLRELRAFSLILPGTAPLEEVLKHRPEVLILSGGPKSVFEEDAPRPDPRLFAQGLPILGICYGMQLMAQAFGGKVERAGRAEYGKALLTRYSGPLFHGLRGEVQVWMSHSDAVTELPPGWRVAAETEENPVAAIEAEGAPLFGVQFHPEVAHTPKGLQILENFLEVAGVSRDWTPEHVLENLLKEVRERVGSERVLLAVSGGVDSSTLALLLARAGVDHLAVFVDHGLLRLGEREEVEGALRALGVNLLVVEAKDRFLKALKGVEDPEAKRQVIGRAFVEVFSQVARERGPFRFLAQGTLYPDVIESAGGHGAAKIKSHHNVGGLPEDLAFELLEPFRLLFKDEVRELALLLGLPDTIRLRHPFPGPGLAVRILGEVTEEGLAVLRRADDIFINLLKEWGLYEKVAQALAVLTPLRSVGVAGDERRYGHVLALRAVTTEDFMTADWARLPLEFLDEAARRITRRVPEIGRVVYDITSKPPATIEWE; from the coding sequence ATGGTGGTGGTCCTGGACTTCGGCTCCCAGTACACCAGACTGATTGCGAGAAGGCTCCGGGAACTCCGGGCCTTTTCCCTTATCCTCCCGGGCACGGCCCCCCTGGAAGAGGTCCTGAAGCACAGGCCAGAGGTCCTCATCCTCTCCGGGGGGCCCAAAAGCGTCTTTGAGGAGGACGCCCCCAGGCCCGACCCCCGCCTCTTCGCCCAGGGCCTCCCCATCCTGGGCATCTGCTACGGGATGCAGCTCATGGCCCAGGCCTTCGGGGGGAAGGTGGAGCGCGCCGGGCGGGCGGAGTACGGCAAGGCCCTCCTCACCCGCTACTCCGGGCCCCTCTTCCATGGCCTAAGGGGCGAGGTCCAGGTCTGGATGAGCCACAGCGACGCCGTCACCGAGCTCCCCCCCGGGTGGCGGGTGGCGGCCGAGACCGAGGAGAACCCGGTGGCCGCCATAGAGGCGGAAGGGGCCCCCCTTTTCGGGGTCCAGTTCCACCCCGAGGTGGCCCACACCCCCAAGGGCCTGCAGATCCTGGAAAACTTCCTGGAGGTGGCCGGGGTCAGCCGGGACTGGACCCCGGAGCACGTCCTGGAAAACCTTCTCAAAGAGGTGCGGGAGCGGGTGGGCAGTGAGCGGGTTCTTCTCGCCGTCTCCGGCGGGGTGGACTCCTCCACCCTGGCCCTCCTCCTGGCCCGGGCCGGGGTGGACCACCTGGCCGTCTTCGTGGACCACGGGCTTTTGCGCCTAGGGGAGCGGGAGGAGGTGGAAGGGGCCCTTAGGGCCCTTGGGGTCAACCTCCTGGTGGTGGAGGCCAAGGACCGCTTCCTAAAGGCCCTAAAGGGCGTGGAGGACCCCGAGGCCAAGCGCCAGGTCATCGGGCGGGCGTTCGTGGAGGTCTTCAGCCAGGTGGCCCGGGAACGAGGGCCTTTCCGCTTCCTGGCCCAGGGCACCCTCTACCCCGACGTCATAGAGTCCGCCGGCGGGCACGGGGCGGCCAAGATCAAGAGCCACCACAACGTGGGAGGCCTGCCGGAGGACCTGGCCTTTGAGCTTCTGGAGCCCTTCCGGCTCCTCTTCAAGGACGAGGTGCGGGAGCTGGCCCTCCTCCTGGGGCTCCCCGACACCATCCGCCTCCGCCACCCCTTCCCCGGGCCCGGCCTGGCCGTGCGCATCCTGGGGGAGGTCACGGAGGAGGGGCTGGCCGTCCTCCGGAGGGCTGACGACATCTTCATCAACCTCCTCAAGGAGTGGGGGCTTTACGAGAAGGTGGCCCAGGCCCTGGCGGTCCTCACGCCCCTGAGGAGCGTGGGCGTGGCGGGGGATGAGCGGCGCTACGGGCACGTCCTGGCCCTCAGGGCCGTCACCACCGAGGACTTCATGACCGCCGACTGGGCCAGGCTCCCCCTGGAGTTTTTGGACGAGGCCGCCCGGCGCATCACCCGTAGGGTGCCGGAGATCGGGCGGGTGGTCTACGACATCACCTCCAAGCCCCCCGCTACCATAGAATGGGAGTAA
- a CDS encoding Uma2 family endonuclease, whose protein sequence is MGEPARVLKRLSPEAYLELEASSPVKHELLEGVPYAMAGAGRAHNLVVSNLHYLLYPLARRKGCRLYVADMKLRVGEATFYYPDLMAVCAPPPENPFYEEAPCLVVEVLSPHMEAVDRREKLWRYLSLPSLKGYLLVSAERPLVELYRKEGEEVLYQALEAGELILPCLEGALSVEAIYAGVDLEPQGG, encoded by the coding sequence ATGGGCGAACCCGCTAGGGTCCTAAAGCGGCTTTCCCCGGAGGCCTACCTGGAGCTGGAGGCCTCCTCCCCCGTTAAGCACGAGCTTCTGGAGGGCGTCCCCTACGCCATGGCCGGGGCGGGCCGGGCCCATAACCTCGTCGTGAGCAACCTCCACTACCTCCTCTATCCCCTGGCCCGCAGGAAGGGGTGCCGCCTCTACGTGGCGGACATGAAGCTGAGGGTGGGGGAAGCCACCTTCTACTACCCAGACCTCATGGCGGTCTGCGCCCCTCCCCCGGAAAACCCCTTCTACGAGGAAGCCCCCTGCCTGGTGGTGGAGGTCCTCTCCCCCCACATGGAGGCCGTGGACCGGAGGGAAAAGCTCTGGCGCTATCTTTCCCTCCCTTCCCTAAAGGGCTACCTCCTGGTGAGCGCCGAAAGGCCCCTGGTGGAGCTCTACCGCAAGGAAGGGGAGGAGGTGCTTTACCAGGCCCTCGAGGCGGGGGAGCTTATCCTCCCCTGCCTGGAAGGAGCCCTTTCCGTGGAAGCCATCTACGCTGGGGTTGACCTAGAGCCCCAAGGGGGGTAG
- a CDS encoding glutamine synthetase/cystathionine beta-lyase binding protein, producing MPTFIVLSTLTDDGAETLVKNPERIKEVNGELERDFGVKVVAQYAVLGPYDFVNIVEAEDSLAVARAMLHLASRGSVKTTTLEAIPVADLIARLK from the coding sequence ATGCCCACCTTTATCGTCCTGAGCACCCTGACGGACGACGGCGCCGAGACCCTGGTCAAGAACCCCGAGCGCATCAAGGAGGTGAACGGGGAGCTGGAGCGGGACTTCGGGGTCAAGGTGGTGGCCCAGTACGCCGTCCTGGGGCCCTACGACTTCGTCAACATCGTGGAGGCAGAGGACAGCCTGGCCGTGGCCCGGGCCATGCTTCACCTGGCCTCGAGGGGAAGCGTCAAGACCACCACCCTGGAGGCCATCCCCGTGGCCGACCTGATCGCCCGGCTCAAGTAG
- a CDS encoding VOC family protein, with product MEVLETSVYAEDLEKARAFYEGVLGLPCFQFKPPRHAFFRAGRGVFLVFNPALTEKEEALPPHGARGSVHVAFRVEEEELPLWEERLKAAGYPVFWAQWPGGKSLYTQDPAGNLVELAPGRIWGL from the coding sequence GTGGAGGTCCTGGAAACCTCGGTCTACGCCGAAGACCTGGAGAAGGCCCGGGCCTTCTACGAGGGGGTCCTGGGCCTTCCCTGTTTTCAGTTCAAGCCTCCCCGGCACGCCTTCTTCCGCGCGGGGCGGGGGGTCTTTCTGGTCTTCAACCCGGCCCTCACGGAGAAGGAGGAAGCCCTCCCGCCGCATGGAGCCCGGGGAAGCGTCCACGTGGCCTTCCGGGTGGAAGAGGAGGAGCTTCCCCTCTGGGAAGAGCGCCTGAAGGCGGCGGGCTACCCCGTCTTTTGGGCCCAGTGGCCCGGGGGGAAAAGCCTCTACACCCAAGACCCTGCGGGCAACCTGGTGGAGCTGGCCCCCGGAAGGATATGGGGCCTTTAG